The DNA sequence ACTGAATTCGATCCTGAGGCAGATCCCCTTCCCGATGGAAGAGATAAGATGCCTCTGGTGCCGGCAGAAAAACGGAAACACAGCTTTGATGAAGTAGAACAGTGCTGGAACGAAAAAACAGCAGTCATTCAGGCCCATCGCTGCCTCCGCTGCGATTACGGCAAAAAAGTCAGAATCAGGGAGGAAGCTAATGTCTGAATGTATATTAAACGGTGAAACCATCGCCTTTGAGCCTGGAGAAACCATACTGACCGCCGCCCAGAGAGAGGGCATCCGGATACCCACACTTTGTTTTCTTGAAGGAAAAGAACCAATGGGGGCCTGCCGGGTCTGTGTTGTCGAGGTGGTGGGAGCCCCCCGGCTGGCAGCATCCTGCTCCACTCCC is a window from the Oceanispirochaeta sp. genome containing:
- a CDS encoding 2Fe-2S iron-sulfur cluster-binding protein, with protein sequence MSECILNGETIAFEPGETILTAAQREGIRIPTLCFLEGKEPMGACRVCVVEVVGAPRLAASCSTPLREGMQILTNSPRVRKSRTEVVNLILSEHEGNCSWCERSEDCELKALAYEL